Proteins from one Gossypium raimondii isolate GPD5lz chromosome 8, ASM2569854v1, whole genome shotgun sequence genomic window:
- the LOC105791054 gene encoding uncharacterized protein LOC105791054 isoform X1 — translation MAKLRIAGTWVGVIDLELENWTVAMLREEVAKRSNAQRPDSINLISAGKVLKDGDGSQNLTQLGIRNNAKILATRVSVDEGKSLEQELMAEEERSRRLARVKAAATALSKRHVDGSLPIEDFNIELENQGGQKVQLGTETDQRAVMMGLMLHENAKNLLTRQLYKDALEVLTMGEEAFSLCDPKVLEFIDNVPILQIDMVWCYFLLRDISWLSVAGIRLEKAREGLERCHGKDCSRVRLLQAGCQPELALHMRLELLEGVVAYHNGQLDKSKKALTSAQAKFSQLQVPDEALSHVMSMGFKERDARRALRLNNQDIGRAVDFLFEEKAKRKQKREDDIRHKIEIMELKQYGVTPLKKAVNVEKLKELVAIGFEKKLAAEALRRNENDFQKALDDLTNPETNSAIQLDIESRKRKREQRAVNARIEELVSMGFDRSRVVAVVQAGETMEQTMSRLLPEVDPLLAFDANSSGNPASEASNLNPDSVEGPSTADEERDVEMEDELARDIGKADALSDYDIEVTKEGEAIQEYLALLASTDSKEALSSC, via the exons ATGGCGAAATTGAGGATCGCAGGGACATGGGTAGGGGTGATAGACTTAGAATTGGAGAATTGGACGGTGGCAATGCTGAGGGAAGAGGTCGCCAAACGATCAAATGCCCAACGTCCTGACTCTATCAACCTTATATCTGCTGGTAAAGTTTTGAAAGATGGCGATGGCTCTCAAAACTTAACCCAATTGGGTATCAGAAACAATGCTAAGATTCTTGCCACCCGTGTCTCCGTTGATGAAGGCAAGTCCTTGGAACAAGAATTGATGGCCGAGGAAGAACGCTCTCGCAGACTTGCTCGAGTCAA GGCAGCAGCCACTGCACTTTCCAAGAGACATGTAGATGGTTCACTACCAATTGAAGACTTCAATATTGAACTTGAAAACCAGGGAGGGCAAAAAGTACAATTAGGAACTGAGACTGATCAGCG GGCAGTGATGATGGGTCTGATGCTTCATGAAAATGCAAAGAATCTACTTACGAGACAACTGTATAAAGACGCACTGGAAGTGCTTACCATGGGTGAG GAGGCTTTCTCACTTTGTGATCCCAAGGTCCTTGAG TTTATTGACAATGTACCGATACTGCAAATAGACATGGTGTGGTGCTATTTCTTGCTTCGAGACATCAGTTGGCTTTCAGTTGCAGGAATACGCCTTGAAAAAGCCAGAGAAGGACTTGAGCGTTGTCACGGGAAGGATTGTTCCCGTGTTAGACTCCTTCAAGCTGGTTGCCAGCCAGAGCTTGCACT ACATATGAGGTTGGAGTTGTTGGAAGGGGTGGTGGCATATCATAATGGTCAGTTGGATAAATCTAAAAAGGCACTGACATCTGCACAAGCAAAATTCTCACAG TTACAAGTGCCTGATGAAGCCTTATCTCATGTCATGAGCATGGGCTTTAAGGAACGTGATGCAAGGAGGGCATTACGATTGAACAACCAAGATATCGGGAGAGctgttgattttctttttgaggaGAAGgcaaagagaaaacaaaagcgGGAGGATGATATCCGGCATAAAATAGAAATCAT GGAGCTAAAGCAATATGGAGTGACACCATTGAAGAAGGCAGTGAATGttgagaaattgaaagaattggtgGCTATTGG ATTTGAGAAGAAACTTGCTGCTGAAGCCCTTCGAAGGAATGAGAATGACTTCCAAAAGGCGTTAGATGATCTGACAAATCCAGAAACTAATTCTGCCATCCAG CTTGATATTGAgtcaaggaaaaggaaaagagagcAACGAGCTGTAAATGCCAGAATTGAAGAGCTTGTATCTATGGGATTTGACAGATCTAGAG TGGTTGCTGTTGTTCAGGCTGGTGAGACGATGGAGCAAACGATGAGTCGACTACTGCCAGAAGTTGATCCACTCCTGGCTTTTGATGCGAACAGCAGCGGGAATCCTGCTTCAGAGGCTAGCAATTTGAACCCTGATAGTGTTGAAGGACCATCAACTGCAGACGAAGAACGGGATGTGGAGATGGAAGATGAACTTGCTAGAGACATAGGAAAAGCAGATGCGTTATCAGACTATGACATTGAAGTTACAAAAGAAGGTGAAGCAATACAGGAGTATTTAGCTCTTTTGGCCTCAACAGATAGCAAGGAAGCTCTATCTTCGTGTTGA
- the LOC105791054 gene encoding uncharacterized protein LOC105791054 isoform X2 — translation MAKLRIAGTWVGVIDLELENWTVAMLREEVAKRSNAQRPDSINLISAGKVLKDGDGSQNLTQLGIRNNAKILATRVSVDEGKSLEQELMAEEERSRRLARVKAAATALSKRHVDGSLPIEDFNIELENQGGQKVQLGTETDQRAVMMGLMLHENAKNLLTRQLYKDALEVLTMGEFIDNVPILQIDMVWCYFLLRDISWLSVAGIRLEKAREGLERCHGKDCSRVRLLQAGCQPELALHMRLELLEGVVAYHNGQLDKSKKALTSAQAKFSQLQVPDEALSHVMSMGFKERDARRALRLNNQDIGRAVDFLFEEKAKRKQKREDDIRHKIEIMELKQYGVTPLKKAVNVEKLKELVAIGFEKKLAAEALRRNENDFQKALDDLTNPETNSAIQLDIESRKRKREQRAVNARIEELVSMGFDRSRVVAVVQAGETMEQTMSRLLPEVDPLLAFDANSSGNPASEASNLNPDSVEGPSTADEERDVEMEDELARDIGKADALSDYDIEVTKEGEAIQEYLALLASTDSKEALSSC, via the exons ATGGCGAAATTGAGGATCGCAGGGACATGGGTAGGGGTGATAGACTTAGAATTGGAGAATTGGACGGTGGCAATGCTGAGGGAAGAGGTCGCCAAACGATCAAATGCCCAACGTCCTGACTCTATCAACCTTATATCTGCTGGTAAAGTTTTGAAAGATGGCGATGGCTCTCAAAACTTAACCCAATTGGGTATCAGAAACAATGCTAAGATTCTTGCCACCCGTGTCTCCGTTGATGAAGGCAAGTCCTTGGAACAAGAATTGATGGCCGAGGAAGAACGCTCTCGCAGACTTGCTCGAGTCAA GGCAGCAGCCACTGCACTTTCCAAGAGACATGTAGATGGTTCACTACCAATTGAAGACTTCAATATTGAACTTGAAAACCAGGGAGGGCAAAAAGTACAATTAGGAACTGAGACTGATCAGCG GGCAGTGATGATGGGTCTGATGCTTCATGAAAATGCAAAGAATCTACTTACGAGACAACTGTATAAAGACGCACTGGAAGTGCTTACCATGGGTGAG TTTATTGACAATGTACCGATACTGCAAATAGACATGGTGTGGTGCTATTTCTTGCTTCGAGACATCAGTTGGCTTTCAGTTGCAGGAATACGCCTTGAAAAAGCCAGAGAAGGACTTGAGCGTTGTCACGGGAAGGATTGTTCCCGTGTTAGACTCCTTCAAGCTGGTTGCCAGCCAGAGCTTGCACT ACATATGAGGTTGGAGTTGTTGGAAGGGGTGGTGGCATATCATAATGGTCAGTTGGATAAATCTAAAAAGGCACTGACATCTGCACAAGCAAAATTCTCACAG TTACAAGTGCCTGATGAAGCCTTATCTCATGTCATGAGCATGGGCTTTAAGGAACGTGATGCAAGGAGGGCATTACGATTGAACAACCAAGATATCGGGAGAGctgttgattttctttttgaggaGAAGgcaaagagaaaacaaaagcgGGAGGATGATATCCGGCATAAAATAGAAATCAT GGAGCTAAAGCAATATGGAGTGACACCATTGAAGAAGGCAGTGAATGttgagaaattgaaagaattggtgGCTATTGG ATTTGAGAAGAAACTTGCTGCTGAAGCCCTTCGAAGGAATGAGAATGACTTCCAAAAGGCGTTAGATGATCTGACAAATCCAGAAACTAATTCTGCCATCCAG CTTGATATTGAgtcaaggaaaaggaaaagagagcAACGAGCTGTAAATGCCAGAATTGAAGAGCTTGTATCTATGGGATTTGACAGATCTAGAG TGGTTGCTGTTGTTCAGGCTGGTGAGACGATGGAGCAAACGATGAGTCGACTACTGCCAGAAGTTGATCCACTCCTGGCTTTTGATGCGAACAGCAGCGGGAATCCTGCTTCAGAGGCTAGCAATTTGAACCCTGATAGTGTTGAAGGACCATCAACTGCAGACGAAGAACGGGATGTGGAGATGGAAGATGAACTTGCTAGAGACATAGGAAAAGCAGATGCGTTATCAGACTATGACATTGAAGTTACAAAAGAAGGTGAAGCAATACAGGAGTATTTAGCTCTTTTGGCCTCAACAGATAGCAAGGAAGCTCTATCTTCGTGTTGA